From Deinococcus aquaedulcis, a single genomic window includes:
- a CDS encoding glycosyltransferase family 2 protein translates to MNLRSPLLSLCIPTYNRAGLLRQMLQSILNDLAAMPHARGVEIVIANNASSDDTRSVISDFQQRYPEVAWNIHHHAVSVGADNVQIVTDYARGEFVWILSDDDLLLPGAISRLMAELNPETDAVVVTCNHFIDGGAPGGLVQPVLPAAYRNGHTRPSEVIGELGTWITFLSVLCFRHSLTQDIDYRPTFGTNLPQSYMFMDALLHSRRTVYVSEPLLSMRHDNAGGYSYFKVFVNSFNSLLDYGCSRGLDAATAARIRTKHLRGFLISTVIAHRINRNGRFNIDWAGTRRLFYQAYSTNATYWLGAVPVLYLPTGLLRLLFNAKQIARRAAASLRR, encoded by the coding sequence ATGAATCTGCGCTCCCCGCTTCTGAGTCTCTGTATTCCCACATACAACCGCGCCGGGCTACTCCGGCAGATGCTCCAGAGCATTCTGAACGATTTGGCCGCTATGCCTCACGCCAGGGGCGTTGAGATCGTCATTGCGAACAATGCCTCAAGCGACGATACCCGGAGCGTGATCAGCGACTTTCAGCAGCGGTACCCGGAGGTCGCCTGGAACATTCACCACCACGCCGTGTCAGTCGGCGCCGATAACGTTCAGATCGTCACAGACTACGCGCGGGGTGAATTTGTCTGGATACTCTCCGACGACGACCTGCTGCTCCCTGGAGCCATCAGCCGCCTGATGGCCGAGTTGAATCCGGAAACGGACGCTGTGGTGGTGACGTGTAACCACTTCATTGACGGGGGGGCTCCCGGCGGGTTGGTGCAGCCTGTATTGCCCGCAGCCTACCGGAACGGACACACGCGCCCCAGCGAAGTGATCGGCGAACTCGGAACCTGGATCACGTTCCTCTCCGTGCTGTGCTTCCGCCATTCGCTGACCCAGGACATCGACTACCGGCCGACCTTTGGCACGAACCTGCCGCAGAGCTACATGTTCATGGACGCCCTGCTGCACTCCAGACGCACGGTGTACGTCTCGGAACCGCTGCTCTCGATGCGTCATGACAACGCTGGAGGTTATTCGTACTTCAAGGTGTTCGTTAACAGCTTCAATAGCCTGCTGGACTACGGCTGTAGCCGGGGTCTGGACGCAGCTACTGCGGCACGGATTCGTACCAAGCACCTCAGAGGATTTCTGATCTCGACAGTCATCGCACATCGGATCAACCGCAATGGGCGCTTCAATATTGACTGGGCCGGAACCCGGCGATTGTTCTACCAGGCGTACAGTACGAATGCCACCTACTGGTTGGGGGCTGTGCCGGTCCTGTATCTGCCGACGGGCCTGCTGCGATTGCTGTTCAA
- a CDS encoding lipopolysaccharide biosynthesis protein — protein sequence MALLASRILGMVISFVSIGFLARHLNAAHFGLWTLMATFVSFAGNFDLGLGQGLRNQLALLSSTSTDSAAEQRRLFSAVFTALLLFALSLSALVIALVPQVPWEHILGINAPELFMPARWAITMVIILMLLNLPLNLYSAGFMAYQEVWQKSLIDLLQVALLLLFAVTAYASLPIAPFIGSYYGVYNMAAILGLAAFLILRRWRLTLLPWAQIKAMVSSIAGSSVSFWVLGVSAILLFSTDPIIVSRVAGLEEGGRFSVYQRLFIMLITLHFTVLNPLWSAYTHALGAGDWPWIARAVRRSVLLTAALCVAGSTVMILFGDLLVQLWTGVQGTERLHLALLSLWISIYAWINCYSVVLNGLGYVRGQALITAAAAALHIALSVFLGHRMGVPGVLIGAIVSILPIALYATFKVNAVVRRHLNPLSPATADAPEAT from the coding sequence GTGGCCCTGCTGGCCTCCCGAATACTTGGGATGGTCATCAGCTTCGTTTCCATCGGCTTTCTTGCCCGGCACCTGAATGCGGCCCATTTCGGTCTCTGGACACTGATGGCCACTTTCGTTAGCTTCGCAGGTAACTTCGACCTGGGGCTGGGCCAGGGACTGCGCAACCAGCTGGCCCTTCTGTCATCCACAAGCACCGACTCAGCAGCGGAACAGCGGCGCCTCTTTTCTGCGGTCTTCACGGCGCTGCTGCTCTTCGCGCTGTCCCTCTCGGCGCTGGTCATTGCGTTGGTCCCGCAAGTTCCCTGGGAGCACATCCTGGGCATCAACGCCCCCGAACTCTTCATGCCTGCGCGCTGGGCCATCACGATGGTGATCATCCTGATGCTTCTGAATCTGCCCCTCAATCTCTACAGCGCGGGCTTCATGGCCTACCAGGAAGTCTGGCAAAAAAGCCTGATTGATCTTCTGCAGGTGGCCTTGCTTCTCCTCTTCGCGGTCACGGCGTACGCGAGCCTGCCCATTGCTCCATTTATCGGCTCTTACTATGGCGTGTACAACATGGCGGCGATCCTCGGACTGGCCGCTTTCCTGATTCTACGCCGCTGGAGACTTACCCTGCTGCCATGGGCACAGATCAAGGCGATGGTTTCGAGCATTGCCGGATCGAGCGTCTCCTTCTGGGTTCTGGGCGTTTCTGCGATCCTGCTGTTCTCCACCGATCCCATCATCGTTTCGAGGGTGGCAGGCCTGGAAGAAGGCGGCCGCTTTTCCGTGTATCAGCGCCTGTTCATCATGCTGATCACACTGCATTTCACGGTGCTCAACCCGCTCTGGAGCGCCTACACCCACGCACTCGGGGCCGGTGACTGGCCCTGGATCGCCCGTGCCGTGCGCCGCTCCGTACTGTTGACGGCCGCGCTGTGCGTGGCCGGATCGACAGTCATGATCCTTTTTGGGGACCTTCTGGTACAGCTATGGACCGGGGTTCAGGGTACCGAGCGGCTGCACCTGGCGCTGCTCTCGCTTTGGATTTCCATATATGCCTGGATCAACTGCTATTCCGTGGTTCTCAATGGTCTGGGATATGTGCGGGGACAGGCCCTGATCACCGCCGCCGCTGCGGCGCTGCACATCGCGCTCAGCGTTTTCCTGGGCCACCGGATGGGCGTACCGGGCGTCCTGATCGGGGCCATCGTTTCTATCCTGCCCATTGCCCTCTACGCCACGTTCAAGGTCAATGCTGTTGTGCGTAGGCACCTAAATCCCCTCTCGCCGGCAACGGCCGATGCTCCCGAGGCCACATGA